From a single Bacillus pumilus genomic region:
- a CDS encoding metal-sensing transcriptional repressor gives MTEHEERHMASPRASKEKDQLINRLKRVEGQVRGIQQMIENDRYCIDVVNQISAVNAALKKVSLHLMEKHTHHCVADAIKSGNGDEAIEELMTVFTKLTKS, from the coding sequence ATGACAGAACATGAAGAAAGACATATGGCTTCGCCTAGAGCCTCAAAGGAAAAGGACCAATTGATTAATCGCTTGAAACGAGTGGAAGGACAAGTGCGTGGGATTCAGCAAATGATTGAAAACGATCGTTACTGTATAGATGTTGTGAATCAAATCTCCGCAGTCAATGCGGCTTTGAAAAAAGTCAGTCTTCATTTGATGGAAAAGCATACACATCATTGTGTTGCAGATGCGATTAAGAGCGGCAATGGGGATGAAGCCATTGAAGAGTTAATGACAGTCTTTACGAAACTGACAAAATCATAG
- the copZ gene encoding copper chaperone CopZ, with protein sequence MEQATLQVQGMSCGHCVKAVEGNVGELAGVESVTVHLDKGEVEVSFHPDQVTLHRISDVIEEQGYDVV encoded by the coding sequence GTGGAACAAGCAACACTTCAAGTGCAGGGCATGTCTTGTGGACATTGCGTGAAAGCAGTCGAAGGAAACGTAGGGGAATTAGCAGGTGTTGAATCTGTGACAGTTCATTTAGACAAAGGAGAGGTGGAGGTTTCATTTCACCCAGATCAAGTCACGTTACACCGTATTTCTGATGTAATTGAGGAACAGGGATATGATGTTGTATAA
- a CDS encoding DUF6376 family protein, with the protein MKTYVMTLLFSGTLVLSGCSGLLDQVSDTTTYVTEANEYVTDIQQFTEDFPQLAQDAVKNAAKKAELTEQLESLKGDIQEFNEVSAPKIAEDLHAQIIEKNKVLSEEIQTYLQQLKADNIDVAAMLEEQQGLIKQLQQSVSLLQDIEQLTN; encoded by the coding sequence ATGAAAACATATGTGATGACCCTGCTCTTTTCCGGCACACTCGTATTAAGTGGATGCTCCGGTTTGCTCGATCAAGTAAGTGATACAACGACATATGTGACAGAGGCAAATGAGTATGTAACGGACATTCAGCAATTTACAGAGGACTTTCCACAGCTCGCACAAGATGCTGTGAAAAATGCCGCCAAAAAAGCAGAGTTAACCGAGCAGCTAGAATCATTGAAGGGAGATATTCAAGAGTTTAATGAAGTCTCAGCACCCAAAATAGCAGAAGACCTGCATGCGCAAATCATTGAAAAAAATAAGGTGCTGTCAGAGGAAATTCAAACGTATTTACAGCAATTGAAGGCGGATAACATCGACGTTGCCGCTATGCTTGAGGAGCAGCAAGGATTAATCAAGCAGCTTCAGCAGTCCGTCAGTCTTTTGCAGGACATTGAACAACTAACAAACTAG
- a CDS encoding sensor histidine kinase — protein MNLLKKWLNTEPYLILLLIVLTPIGGELKFYPFEDSFRVSFGTVVFFFILLQMKRFPGWASGIIAGVSVFAFRVLLDTAVTGNLLLEEAVSLRFPSMLYYVVYGTLFYLLQVRRFRDQPWLIGATGIIMELCASVVEMIALRGTIDEIVTMRTLFQLFVLAIFRSFFVLACYTMIRLYEEQARERQMKKEKEHLLMLLSNLYSESTYFYKTLAHAEHITATSYQLYQSLHHAEDAESLDLKKLGKTALQIAGEVHEIKKDNQRIFSALSKLIHEEKFQQYASPAHIAGLVIRIHENYAESLKKHIDFHYDEDGQHPVYHVYTILSLLNNIVSNAVEAIPVDGKVSLSISQKENHVIFQISDNGPGIKERNHHVIFKPGFTLKYDQAGNPSSGIGLSYVKDTAEKLGGSVEMKSIPNKQTIFTLMIPIDQVSRKEGTWR, from the coding sequence TTGAATCTACTGAAAAAATGGCTGAATACAGAGCCTTATTTAATTTTGCTGCTGATTGTACTGACACCGATTGGCGGAGAGTTGAAATTCTATCCATTTGAGGACAGCTTTCGGGTCAGCTTTGGAACCGTTGTCTTTTTCTTTATTCTGCTTCAAATGAAAAGATTCCCGGGGTGGGCGAGCGGCATCATTGCAGGGGTATCTGTTTTTGCGTTCCGCGTGCTGCTTGATACAGCCGTGACAGGGAATCTCCTGCTAGAAGAGGCGGTGTCATTAAGATTTCCTTCTATGCTCTATTATGTCGTCTATGGCACGCTTTTTTATTTATTACAGGTGAGACGCTTCCGTGATCAACCTTGGCTGATTGGGGCGACAGGCATCATCATGGAGCTGTGCGCAAGCGTTGTGGAGATGATTGCACTTCGTGGCACCATCGATGAAATAGTCACGATGCGGACCCTCTTTCAACTATTTGTTTTAGCGATTTTCAGAAGCTTTTTCGTATTGGCTTGTTATACAATGATTCGGTTATATGAAGAGCAGGCGAGAGAGCGTCAGATGAAAAAGGAAAAGGAACATCTACTGATGCTGCTATCAAATCTTTACTCGGAGTCTACATATTTTTATAAAACACTCGCACATGCTGAGCACATTACAGCGACATCCTATCAATTGTATCAATCTCTTCACCACGCAGAGGATGCGGAGTCATTGGATTTGAAAAAGCTCGGTAAAACCGCACTGCAAATTGCAGGAGAGGTGCATGAAATCAAAAAGGATAACCAGCGGATTTTTTCCGCGTTGTCTAAGCTGATTCATGAGGAGAAATTCCAACAGTATGCCAGTCCAGCTCATATCGCGGGGCTTGTGATTCGTATCCATGAAAATTATGCAGAATCTCTTAAAAAACACATCGACTTTCATTATGATGAAGATGGGCAGCATCCCGTCTATCATGTGTATACCATTCTATCATTGTTAAATAATATCGTATCTAATGCTGTCGAAGCCATTCCGGTGGATGGCAAGGTGTCACTCTCCATTTCACAGAAAGAGAACCATGTAATCTTTCAAATAAGCGACAATGGACCCGGCATTAAAGAGAGAAATCATCATGTGATTTTTAAACCGGGCTTCACTTTAAAATATGACCAGGCAGGGAATCCATCAAGCGGTATCGGTCTCTCCTATGTGAAGGATACAGCGGAGAAGCTTGGGGGCAGTGTGGAGATGAAGAGTATCCCAAATAAACAAACGATTTTCACATTAATGATACCAATAGATCAAGTGAGTAGAAAAGAGGGGACTTGGAGATGA
- a CDS encoding cation:dicarboxylate symporter family transporter, whose amino-acid sequence MKKLGLASQILIALVLGVIVGALFYQNETVINVLTPIGDIFIHLIKMIVLPIVIAALIVAVAGVGDMKTIGRLGGKTILYFEIVTTIALAVGLLAANLFHPGTGIDMSNMEKGDISKYEETSKTSSEKASFSETIVHLVPTNVFQSIAEGDLLPTIFFTVLFGLGIAAVGDKGKPVLGFFEGILEAMFWVTNKVMKFAPFGVFALISVTVIKFGVGALLPLGKLVLVVYGTMAFFVIVVLGIIAKLAGTSVFTLFKILKEEIILAFSTASSEAVLPRLMDKMEKFGCPKAITSFVIPTGYTFNLDGSAIYQSVAAIFVAQMYGVPLSIYEQITLLLILMLTSKGMAGVPGASIVVVITTLGAMGLPLEGLAFIVGIDRILDMVRTTVNVFGNSLAAIVMSKWEKVFDQEKSKKYIEELKQQTKAA is encoded by the coding sequence ATGAAAAAGTTAGGGTTAGCTTCTCAAATACTCATTGCACTTGTTCTGGGTGTGATCGTAGGAGCACTGTTTTATCAAAATGAAACCGTTATTAATGTGTTAACGCCGATTGGCGATATATTCATCCACTTAATTAAAATGATCGTCCTTCCAATTGTTATTGCTGCATTGATTGTAGCTGTAGCTGGTGTAGGGGATATGAAAACCATCGGAAGACTCGGCGGAAAAACAATTCTTTACTTCGAAATTGTGACAACGATTGCATTAGCAGTTGGACTGCTTGCAGCCAACCTCTTCCATCCTGGAACAGGAATTGATATGAGCAACATGGAAAAAGGAGATATCTCTAAATATGAAGAGACATCTAAAACTTCTTCCGAAAAAGCAAGTTTTTCTGAAACAATTGTACATCTTGTACCAACAAACGTTTTCCAATCGATTGCAGAAGGTGATTTATTACCAACGATTTTCTTTACGGTCTTATTCGGATTAGGTATTGCTGCAGTAGGTGACAAAGGAAAACCAGTGTTAGGATTCTTTGAGGGGATACTCGAAGCGATGTTCTGGGTCACCAATAAAGTGATGAAGTTTGCACCATTTGGTGTATTCGCTCTCATCAGTGTGACGGTGATCAAATTCGGGGTCGGAGCGCTTCTCCCGCTAGGTAAACTGGTACTTGTCGTTTACGGCACAATGGCATTCTTCGTCATTGTCGTGCTTGGCATTATCGCAAAATTGGCTGGAACAAGCGTCTTTACACTATTTAAAATTTTAAAAGAAGAAATCATTCTTGCATTCTCAACAGCAAGTTCAGAAGCTGTACTGCCTAGATTAATGGACAAAATGGAGAAGTTCGGCTGCCCGAAAGCGATCACGTCGTTCGTTATCCCAACAGGCTATACCTTTAACCTAGATGGAAGTGCTATCTATCAATCTGTCGCTGCCATATTTGTTGCACAAATGTATGGTGTGCCCCTTTCCATCTATGAGCAAATTACGTTACTATTAATCTTGATGCTGACATCTAAAGGAATGGCTGGTGTACCAGGAGCATCGATCGTTGTTGTCATCACAACACTTGGTGCAATGGGACTGCCGCTTGAAGGACTTGCCTTCATCGTTGGGATCGACCGTATTCTTGACATGGTTCGTACAACTGTTAACGTATTTGGTAACTCACTTGCAGCCATTGTCATGTCTAAGTGGGAAAAAGTATTTGATCAAGAGAAATCGAAGAAGTATATTGAGGAATTAAAACAACAAACAAAAGCAGCGTAA
- a CDS encoding histidine kinase N-terminal 7TM domain-containing diguanylate cyclase: MDSIVLHFIVIMSVSGILSVILSIIAHANRHRYIGCQLFMYMSGATAIYIFGHTFELLASTPREIMFWVCFQYIGLPFIAPFSLMIVLQFTGFHQYFTKRRVILILLIPILTTIMVFTNSFHSLFYRSVTMNPVDGFLLADFTIGYWYIIHGVYTFGCSMLAIFMLVWFLRVTKKEYLKQILILLVGMLLPITTSFIYLLGVTPLHIDPVPVVMFLTNALYLWAIMSFQLFKLSPIAMERVFEHMSEGVLILDRYRTLIDYNPAAASIIPALSNKKGIGYKIDDIFSGIIKENDFIQWLRSPQDHSQYDLMWKKEKDQPSYYHLTASSLFNRRGEVEGRQIVISDVTEQRLLQEELERRAYIDGLTNIFNRSSFIERTQMILEEDGQDTAVMLFDIDFFKQINDTHGHHIGDEALRHVVSICQQHLQMDDLFGRYGGEEFAICLPHHSFEEACHIAERMRHSFETSFFETDGEKVRVTASFGIAHTAYDPNVLETLLFEADQALYMSKRQGRNRIYASTGADYMLYQEHDLPPASH; the protein is encoded by the coding sequence ATGGATTCGATTGTTTTACATTTTATTGTGATCATGAGTGTTTCTGGCATTCTGTCCGTGATATTATCAATCATTGCTCATGCGAACCGCCACCGGTATATCGGCTGTCAATTGTTTATGTACATGTCTGGAGCAACTGCGATTTATATCTTTGGGCACACATTTGAATTATTGGCAAGTACACCTAGGGAGATTATGTTCTGGGTTTGTTTTCAATACATAGGTCTTCCGTTCATCGCACCATTCAGTTTGATGATTGTGCTGCAATTTACGGGATTCCATCAATATTTCACAAAGCGCCGCGTGATTCTCATCTTACTGATTCCAATTCTCACCACCATTATGGTGTTCACCAACTCTTTTCACTCACTCTTTTACCGAAGCGTTACAATGAACCCGGTAGACGGATTTTTATTGGCTGACTTTACCATTGGCTATTGGTATATCATTCATGGCGTCTATACATTTGGCTGTTCCATGCTCGCTATTTTTATGCTGGTTTGGTTTTTGCGTGTCACAAAAAAAGAATATTTAAAGCAGATCCTCATTTTGCTAGTGGGAATGTTATTGCCAATCACGACCTCTTTTATCTATTTATTAGGTGTGACGCCTCTGCATATTGATCCGGTCCCTGTGGTGATGTTTTTAACCAATGCGCTCTACCTATGGGCGATTATGTCCTTCCAGCTTTTTAAGCTCTCTCCCATTGCGATGGAGCGTGTGTTTGAGCATATGTCTGAAGGGGTTCTGATTTTAGATCGATACCGGACACTTATAGATTACAACCCAGCTGCGGCATCAATCATTCCAGCACTTTCTAATAAAAAGGGGATTGGCTATAAAATAGACGATATATTCTCAGGGATCATCAAAGAAAATGACTTCATTCAGTGGCTGCGTTCTCCGCAGGATCATTCGCAATATGATTTAATGTGGAAAAAGGAAAAAGATCAGCCCAGCTATTATCACCTGACCGCATCGTCGCTATTTAATAGACGAGGAGAGGTCGAGGGTAGGCAAATTGTGATCAGTGATGTGACAGAGCAGCGTTTGCTGCAGGAAGAGCTGGAGCGTCGTGCGTATATTGATGGATTGACGAATATTTTTAATCGTTCTTCTTTTATTGAACGAACGCAGATGATCCTGGAAGAGGATGGGCAGGATACGGCTGTTATGCTGTTTGATATTGATTTCTTTAAACAAATCAATGACACGCACGGACATCATATTGGAGACGAGGCGCTGCGGCATGTTGTCTCCATTTGTCAGCAGCATTTACAAATGGACGATTTATTCGGACGATATGGAGGAGAAGAGTTTGCTATTTGTCTGCCGCATCATTCATTTGAAGAGGCATGTCATATTGCGGAGCGAATGAGACATTCGTTCGAGACGAGTTTTTTTGAGACGGATGGGGAAAAAGTGCGGGTGACAGCGAGCTTCGGAATCGCTCATACCGCTTACGATCCAAATGTATTAGAAACACTTCTATTTGAAGCGGATCAAGCCTTGTATATGTCAAAGCGCCAAGGACGCAACCGGATTTATGCGTCAACTGGAGCGGACTATATGCTGTATCAAGAACATGATCTGCCGCCGGCTTCTCATTGA
- the aspA gene encoding aspartate ammonia-lyase: MTKLQDKQVRIERDFLGEKEVDTQAYYGIQTLRAVENFPITGYHVHEELIKALGIVKKSAALANMDTQRLYSGLGEKIVQAADEVIEGKWNNQFIVDPIQGGAGTSMNMNANEVIANRALELLGKEKGAYTELSPNTHVNMSQSTNDVFPTAIHISTLNMIEKLLYTMENMHQVMTEKAQEFDHVIKMGRTHLQDAVPIRLGQEFSAYAKVLARDIKRIKQSRQHLYEVNMGATAVGTGLNADPKYIRQVVGYLSDISGLPLVGAEDLVDATQNTDAYTEVSAALKVCMMNMSKMANDIRLMASGPRAGFGELHLPPRQPGSSIMPGKVNPVMPEVMNQVAFQVIGNDHTICLASEAGQLELNVMEPVLIFNLLQSLSMMKNVFESFVDNCLRDLKADETRLKEYVEKSAGVMTAVNPHIGYEAAARIAREAILTGASVRELCLQNDVLTEEELDVILNPFEMTKPGISGASLLEKDRLED, translated from the coding sequence ATGACGAAGCTACAGGACAAGCAAGTTCGAATCGAACGAGACTTTCTAGGTGAAAAGGAAGTAGACACTCAAGCATATTATGGAATTCAAACATTACGTGCAGTAGAGAACTTTCCAATTACTGGCTACCATGTTCATGAGGAACTCATCAAAGCATTAGGGATTGTCAAAAAGTCAGCCGCACTTGCAAATATGGATACACAGCGACTATATTCGGGTCTTGGAGAAAAAATTGTTCAAGCCGCAGATGAGGTTATTGAAGGAAAATGGAACAATCAATTTATTGTCGATCCAATTCAAGGTGGGGCTGGCACTTCAATGAATATGAATGCCAATGAAGTCATTGCAAACAGAGCGCTTGAACTACTAGGAAAGGAAAAGGGCGCTTATACTGAGCTAAGTCCAAACACGCATGTGAACATGTCGCAGTCAACAAACGACGTTTTCCCAACAGCGATTCATATTTCAACATTGAATATGATTGAAAAACTACTTTATACGATGGAAAACATGCATCAAGTCATGACGGAAAAAGCACAGGAATTCGATCATGTCATCAAAATGGGACGTACGCATCTTCAGGACGCTGTTCCAATCAGACTTGGTCAGGAATTTAGTGCGTATGCAAAGGTTCTTGCTCGTGATATTAAACGTATCAAGCAGTCTAGACAGCATTTATATGAAGTCAATATGGGAGCAACAGCCGTCGGAACTGGACTGAATGCGGATCCTAAATATATTCGCCAAGTGGTTGGCTATCTATCTGACATTAGCGGATTACCGTTAGTTGGAGCCGAAGACTTAGTGGATGCAACGCAAAATACGGATGCTTATACAGAAGTATCAGCTGCGCTTAAAGTATGTATGATGAATATGTCTAAAATGGCGAACGATATTCGTTTAATGGCTTCAGGCCCAAGAGCAGGTTTTGGTGAGCTTCACTTGCCGCCGAGACAGCCCGGTTCATCCATCATGCCAGGGAAAGTCAACCCTGTTATGCCTGAGGTTATGAACCAAGTGGCATTCCAAGTCATCGGAAATGATCACACGATCTGTCTTGCATCAGAGGCTGGTCAGCTTGAACTGAACGTCATGGAGCCAGTTTTAATATTCAACTTACTACAATCTCTTAGCATGATGAAAAATGTATTTGAATCCTTCGTGGACAACTGCTTGCGTGACCTGAAAGCAGATGAAACGAGATTAAAGGAATATGTAGAAAAAAGTGCTGGTGTCATGACAGCGGTAAACCCGCACATTGGTTATGAGGCTGCTGCACGAATTGCAAGAGAAGCGATTCTTACAGGCGCATCTGTACGTGAGCTTTGTCTGCAAAATGATGTGTTAACAGAAGAAGAGCTTGACGTCATCTTGAATCCTTTTGAAATGACCAAACCAGGTATTTCTGGCGCATCACTTTTAGAAAAGGATCGTTTAGAAGACTAA
- a CDS encoding heavy metal translocating P-type ATPase translates to MKKEIDFQITGMTCAACAGRIEKGLNKLEGVDDANVNFALETSHIVYETEQLTEEDLKKKIQSLGYDVVMEQAEFDIEGMTCAACANRIEKKINRMEGVDHGSVNFALETLQVTYHPDQTSTSEMKDAVKSIGYSLIEPAEDEAEEGKKDHRQAAIEKQTARFLFSMILSLPLLWAMVSHFSFTSFIWLPEAFMNPWVQLALAAPVQFIVGWPFYVGAYKALRNKSANMDVLVALGTSAAFFYSLYESIQSAVQGAHEAALYYETSAVLITLIVLGKLMEAKAKGRSSEAIQKLMGLQAKEAVIERDGKEMTVPISEVKVNDLVFVKPGEKVPVDGEIVEGTTAVDESMITGESLPVDKTAGDAVIGATINKNGFMKVKATKVGKETALSQIIRVVEQAQGSKAPIQRMADQISGIFVPIVVGIAVLTFLTWFFFVDPGNVTSALETFIAVIVIACPCALGLATPTSIMAGSGRAAESGILFKGGEHLEVTQSIDTVVLDKTGTVTKGEPSLTDVVAYANWTDDTLLQLVGSAEQQSEHPLARAITDGMKEQGLEAVEIEAFQANPGHGIEAKMAGHKLLVGTRKLLQKHHISYDPFEASVTTLEQQGKTAMLIAIDGEVAGIVAVADTIKASSSHAIARLKEQGIHVAMMTGDNKLTAEAIAKQAGIDHVIAEVLPEEKAAHIAALQEQGKKVAMVGDGINDAPALATANIGMAVGTGTDVAMEAADITLMTGDLHAIADALTFSQKTMRNIKQNLFWALAYNCIGIPIAAFGLLAPWLAGAAMAFSSVSVVLNALRLQRLKPVREGVAE, encoded by the coding sequence ATGAAAAAGGAAATCGACTTTCAAATTACGGGGATGACCTGTGCTGCCTGTGCAGGTCGCATCGAAAAGGGCTTGAACAAGCTTGAGGGTGTGGATGATGCCAATGTGAATTTTGCACTTGAAACATCTCATATTGTGTATGAAACAGAACAACTAACAGAAGAGGATCTGAAGAAAAAAATCCAATCCCTTGGCTACGATGTGGTGATGGAGCAAGCGGAATTTGATATAGAGGGAATGACGTGTGCAGCTTGTGCGAACCGAATAGAGAAAAAAATAAATCGGATGGAAGGTGTCGACCACGGGTCTGTGAACTTTGCGCTTGAAACCCTTCAGGTCACGTATCACCCTGACCAAACGTCTACAAGTGAAATGAAGGATGCGGTGAAATCCATTGGGTACTCTTTAATTGAACCAGCCGAGGACGAAGCAGAAGAAGGAAAAAAAGATCATCGCCAAGCGGCAATAGAGAAGCAGACGGCACGCTTTTTATTTTCAATGATCTTGTCACTGCCGCTTCTTTGGGCAATGGTCAGTCATTTTTCTTTTACGTCGTTTATTTGGCTGCCTGAAGCGTTCATGAATCCATGGGTCCAGCTGGCGTTAGCAGCGCCGGTCCAGTTCATTGTCGGCTGGCCCTTCTATGTAGGTGCGTATAAGGCTTTACGTAATAAAAGCGCCAACATGGATGTTCTTGTTGCACTAGGGACATCAGCTGCGTTTTTCTATAGTTTATATGAAAGCATTCAGTCAGCGGTTCAAGGTGCACATGAGGCAGCACTCTATTATGAAACAAGTGCTGTGCTCATTACGTTGATCGTGCTGGGAAAATTAATGGAAGCAAAAGCAAAAGGAAGATCATCAGAAGCGATTCAAAAGCTGATGGGCTTACAAGCGAAAGAAGCGGTCATCGAGCGAGATGGGAAAGAGATGACAGTGCCTATTTCTGAAGTGAAAGTGAATGATCTTGTGTTTGTCAAACCGGGTGAGAAAGTACCTGTAGATGGAGAGATTGTAGAAGGAACAACCGCAGTCGACGAGTCCATGATTACGGGAGAAAGTCTGCCTGTTGATAAAACCGCTGGTGATGCGGTCATCGGGGCAACCATTAATAAAAATGGATTTATGAAAGTGAAAGCGACAAAAGTCGGGAAAGAGACTGCCCTTTCACAAATTATCCGAGTCGTAGAACAAGCACAGGGCTCAAAAGCACCGATCCAAAGAATGGCCGATCAAATATCAGGGATATTCGTTCCCATCGTTGTAGGAATTGCTGTGCTCACCTTCCTGACATGGTTTTTCTTTGTTGATCCAGGAAATGTGACATCAGCACTTGAAACCTTTATAGCGGTCATCGTCATTGCATGTCCGTGTGCGCTCGGCCTTGCCACACCAACCTCTATTATGGCGGGCAGCGGTCGTGCCGCTGAATCAGGCATTCTGTTTAAAGGCGGGGAGCATTTAGAAGTGACCCAATCAATCGACACGGTCGTTTTAGATAAAACAGGGACTGTCACAAAAGGAGAGCCGAGTCTGACAGATGTAGTGGCATACGCTAATTGGACAGATGATACGCTGCTTCAGCTAGTAGGATCGGCAGAACAGCAGTCGGAACATCCGCTTGCTAGAGCCATCACCGACGGAATGAAAGAACAAGGTCTTGAAGCTGTGGAAATCGAAGCCTTCCAAGCTAACCCAGGTCATGGAATTGAAGCAAAGATGGCAGGGCACAAGCTGTTGGTTGGAACACGTAAGCTATTACAGAAACACCATATTTCATATGATCCATTTGAAGCGTCTGTCACAACATTGGAACAGCAAGGGAAAACGGCTATGCTTATCGCTATTGATGGGGAAGTCGCCGGCATCGTTGCGGTAGCAGATACAATCAAAGCATCTTCATCTCACGCGATCGCACGTTTGAAAGAGCAAGGCATTCACGTTGCTATGATGACAGGTGATAACAAGCTGACAGCAGAGGCGATTGCAAAACAGGCGGGCATTGATCATGTCATTGCTGAAGTTCTACCAGAGGAAAAGGCTGCTCACATTGCGGCGCTTCAGGAACAAGGGAAGAAGGTTGCCATGGTCGGAGATGGTATCAATGATGCCCCGGCTCTTGCGACAGCGAATATTGGGATGGCGGTTGGAACAGGGACAGATGTTGCTATGGAAGCAGCAGATATCACGCTCATGACGGGAGACCTCCATGCCATTGCAGATGCGCTTACATTTAGTCAAAAAACAATGAGAAACATCAAGCAAAATCTATTTTGGGCGCTTGCCTATAACTGTATCGGGATTCCGATAGCTGCTTTTGGACTCCTTGCACCATGGCTTGCAGGAGCGGCAATGGCCTTTAGCTCCGTATCGGTTGTATTGAATGCACTCAGATTGCAGCGATTGAAACCAGTGAGAGAGGGAGTGGCAGAATGA
- a CDS encoding response regulator, giving the protein MRFFIVDDDEAVRSSLAQLIEDEELGIVAGEAEDGAELTSSYLNDLHIDILCIDLLMPERDGLETIRAIKDEFHGKYLMLSQVETKELIGQAYTLGVEYYVTKPINRVEVLSVLHLMVERLHLEHSIENIQHSLKSVMQFQQRGQTKTKQRGKSLAEAGQFLLAELGIVGEKGSKDLLDMILFTDQYLALHTEHHDSFPSLKVIFTGITEDKLNEPYTSADIAREAKAAEQRVRRAINQSLKHIASLGLTDFSHPTFENYASKFFDFTIVRKKMSELTKETSGREEHTRINVKKFVQVLYYEAKRIFMED; this is encoded by the coding sequence ATGAGATTTTTTATTGTAGATGATGATGAAGCCGTTCGTTCTTCACTGGCTCAGCTCATTGAAGATGAAGAGCTTGGCATTGTCGCAGGGGAAGCAGAGGATGGCGCAGAGTTAACATCAAGCTACTTGAATGATTTGCACATTGATATTTTATGTATTGATCTATTGATGCCGGAAAGAGATGGACTTGAAACGATTCGAGCGATCAAGGATGAGTTTCATGGGAAATACTTAATGCTGTCACAAGTTGAGACTAAGGAATTAATTGGACAGGCGTATACGCTTGGAGTTGAGTATTATGTGACAAAGCCGATCAACCGTGTTGAGGTGTTAAGTGTGCTTCACCTCATGGTTGAACGTCTTCATTTAGAGCATTCAATTGAAAACATTCAGCACTCGCTCAAATCCGTCATGCAGTTTCAGCAGCGTGGTCAGACGAAAACGAAGCAACGTGGGAAAAGTCTTGCAGAGGCAGGCCAATTCTTGCTGGCGGAGCTTGGGATTGTGGGGGAGAAAGGGTCTAAAGATTTATTAGATATGATTCTCTTCACCGATCAGTATTTAGCGCTGCATACCGAGCATCATGATTCATTTCCTTCTTTAAAGGTTATTTTCACCGGAATTACGGAGGATAAATTAAATGAACCATACACATCGGCAGACATTGCAAGAGAAGCGAAAGCAGCCGAACAGCGGGTAAGGCGTGCGATCAACCAATCCTTGAAACACATTGCATCTCTCGGGTTAACTGATTTTTCTCATCCAACGTTTGAAAATTACGCATCTAAATTCTTTGATTTCACCATCGTGCGAAAGAAAATGAGTGAATTGACAAAAGAGACAAGCGGAAGAGAAGAACACACCCGTATCAATGTGAAGAAATTTGTGCAGGTGCTCTACTACGAAGCAAAACGTATTTTTATGGAAGATTAA